One region of Quercus lobata isolate SW786 chromosome 2, ValleyOak3.0 Primary Assembly, whole genome shotgun sequence genomic DNA includes:
- the LOC115975862 gene encoding late embryogenesis abundant protein 2-like, translated as MDTQNASYQTGQVKGQTQEKASNMADKASNAAQSAKESCQEAGQQVKAKAQGACDAVKNAVGGNK; from the exons ATGGACACCCAGAACGCGAGTTACCAAACTGGCCAGGTCAAGGGCCAAACTCAG gAAAAGGCAAGCAACATGGCAGACAAGGCGAGCAATGCTGCCCAATCTGCCAAGGAATCATGCCAAGAG GCTGGTCAGCAGGTGAAGGCTAAGGCACAAGGGGCTTGTGATGCTGTTAAGAATGCAGTTGGAGGAAACAAATGA
- the LOC115975860 gene encoding proline dehydrogenase 2, mitochondrial-like isoform X2: MAARVVSPSKKLLKSLCNGKFFSTRPLNTSSPSSSISINLTTEKQPPIDLHRPTNTASLDLHDVEKLFSSVTTTKLLRASANLQMAAMGPMVDFGMWVMNSKLMDIEGFKEIVLGFVKHTFYEHFCAGEDALATGDTVRRLHNGGAGLRAMLDYAVEYAGDNQSCDRNLEAFLRTVEIAKSLPPSSVSFVIVKISAICPLKLLERVSDLLRWQHKNPSFNLAWKMDTLPILSDISPTYHTLKEPEPLTLEEEHDLQLGHQRLLKICQNCLVSNVPLTIDAEHTSVQPAIDYLTYSSAIMYNKDDNILVYGTIQAYLKDAKERLLRAYQAADEMGVPVGIKLVRGAYMSSERKLASSLGFESPIHNSIQETHTCYNNCASFMLNKIANGPGALVLATHNTESGRIAVGQAHDLGIGKVNQKLEFAQLYGMSDALSFGLRNAGFQVSKYMPFGPVEIVMSYLLRRAEENRGLLSTSTLDRQLMRNELKRRLKAAIF; the protein is encoded by the exons ATGGCAGCCCGTGTTGTCTCTCCGAGTAAGAAGCTCCTCAAAAGCCTCTGCAATGGCAAGTTCTTCTCTACTAGGCCTCTCAACACTTCGTCCCCTTCTTCTTCGATATCCATCAACCTCACCACAGAAAAACAACCACCCATTGATCTCCACCGACCCACAAACACGGCATCCCTCGATCTCCACGACGTTGAGAAGCTATTCTCATCCGTAACAACCACCAAGCTCCTACGAGCCTCAGCCAACCTCCAAATGGCAGCCATGGGGCCCATGGTGGATTTTGGGATGTGGGTCATGAATTCTAAACTCATGGACATTGAGGGTTTCAAAGAAATCGTGTTGGGTTTTGTGAAGCACACATTTTACGAGCATTTTTGTGCTGGAGAGGATGCTTTGGCCACCGGAGACACGGTGCGGCGGCTACATAATGGTGGTGCTGGGCTTAGAGCCATGCTTGATTACGCTGTGGAATATGCCGGTGACAATCAATCCTGTGATCGGAACTTGGAGGCCTTCCTTCGAACCGTCGAGATAGCCAAGTCTCTTCCACCATCTTCT GTGAGTTTTGTCATTGTAAAGATATCAGCTATTTGTCCCTTGAAACTTCTTGAAAGGGTTAGTGACTTGTTGAGATGGCAACACAAAAATCCCTCTTTCAATCTGGCATGGAAGATGGATACCCTCCCGATTTTGTCTGATATAAGCCCTACATATCACACCCTCAAAGAGCCAGAACCTTTAACATTAGAAGAAGAACATGACCTACAACTAGGGCACCAAAGACTACTAAAAATATGCCAAAATTGTCTAGTATCCAATGTCCCTTTAACGATTGATGCAGAGCATACATCAGTTCAACCCGCCATTGATTACTTGACATACTCTTCTGCAATTATGTACAACAAAGATGATAACATACTGGTGTATGGGACAATTCAAGCTTACCTGAAAGATGCAAAAGAAAGATTGTTGCGAGCATACCAGGCTGCAGATGAAATGGGAGTCCCAGTGGGGATTAAATTGGTGAGAGGAGCTTATATGTCAAGTGAAAGAAAATTAGCATCTTCCTTAGGCTTTGAATCTCCTATTCACAATAGCATACAAGAAACGCACACATGCTACAACAATTGTGCCTCTTTCATGCTTAATAAGATTGCCAATGGTCCTGGTGCACTTGTTCTTGCAACTCATAATACTGAATCAG GGAGAATAGCAGTGGGACAAGCGCATGATTTAGGAATTGGAAAGGTTAACCAAAAGCTAGAATTCGCACAATTATATGGAATGTCAGATGCACTTTCTTTTGGTTTGAGAAATGCAGGATTCCAAGTTAGTAAATATATGCCATTTGGCCCTGTGGAGATAGTAATGTCATACCTTTTAAGGAGGGCTGAAGAGAATAGAGGGCTTTTATCTACTTCAACCCTTGACAGGCAACTCATGAG
- the LOC115975860 gene encoding proline dehydrogenase 2, mitochondrial-like isoform X1, translated as MAARVVSPSKKLLKSLCNGKFFSTRPLNTSSPSSSISINLTTEKQPPIDLHRPTNTASLDLHDVEKLFSSVTTTKLLRASANLQMAAMGPMVDFGMWVMNSKLMDIEGFKEIVLGFVKHTFYEHFCAGEDALATGDTVRRLHNGGAGLRAMLDYAVEYAGDNQSCDRNLEAFLRTVEIAKSLPPSSVSFVIVKISAICPLKLLERVSDLLRWQHKNPSFNLAWKMDTLPILSDISPTYHTLKEPEPLTLEEEHDLQLGHQRLLKICQNCLVSNVPLTIDAEHTSVQPAIDYLTYSSAIMYNKDDNILVYGTIQAYLKDAKERLLRAYQAADEMGVPVGIKLVRGAYMSSERKLASSLGFESPIHNSIQETHTCYNNCASFMLNKIANGPGALVLATHNTESGRIAVGQAHDLGIGKVNQKLEFAQLYGMSDALSFGLRNAGFQVSKYMPFGPVEIVMSYLLRRAEENRGLLSTSTLDRQLMRNELKRRLKGAIF; from the exons ATGGCAGCCCGTGTTGTCTCTCCGAGTAAGAAGCTCCTCAAAAGCCTCTGCAATGGCAAGTTCTTCTCTACTAGGCCTCTCAACACTTCGTCCCCTTCTTCTTCGATATCCATCAACCTCACCACAGAAAAACAACCACCCATTGATCTCCACCGACCCACAAACACGGCATCCCTCGATCTCCACGACGTTGAGAAGCTATTCTCATCCGTAACAACCACCAAGCTCCTACGAGCCTCAGCCAACCTCCAAATGGCAGCCATGGGGCCCATGGTGGATTTTGGGATGTGGGTCATGAATTCTAAACTCATGGACATTGAGGGTTTCAAAGAAATCGTGTTGGGTTTTGTGAAGCACACATTTTACGAGCATTTTTGTGCTGGAGAGGATGCTTTGGCCACCGGAGACACGGTGCGGCGGCTACATAATGGTGGTGCTGGGCTTAGAGCCATGCTTGATTACGCTGTGGAATATGCCGGTGACAATCAATCCTGTGATCGGAACTTGGAGGCCTTCCTTCGAACCGTCGAGATAGCCAAGTCTCTTCCACCATCTTCT GTGAGTTTTGTCATTGTAAAGATATCAGCTATTTGTCCCTTGAAACTTCTTGAAAGGGTTAGTGACTTGTTGAGATGGCAACACAAAAATCCCTCTTTCAATCTGGCATGGAAGATGGATACCCTCCCGATTTTGTCTGATATAAGCCCTACATATCACACCCTCAAAGAGCCAGAACCTTTAACATTAGAAGAAGAACATGACCTACAACTAGGGCACCAAAGACTACTAAAAATATGCCAAAATTGTCTAGTATCCAATGTCCCTTTAACGATTGATGCAGAGCATACATCAGTTCAACCCGCCATTGATTACTTGACATACTCTTCTGCAATTATGTACAACAAAGATGATAACATACTGGTGTATGGGACAATTCAAGCTTACCTGAAAGATGCAAAAGAAAGATTGTTGCGAGCATACCAGGCTGCAGATGAAATGGGAGTCCCAGTGGGGATTAAATTGGTGAGAGGAGCTTATATGTCAAGTGAAAGAAAATTAGCATCTTCCTTAGGCTTTGAATCTCCTATTCACAATAGCATACAAGAAACGCACACATGCTACAACAATTGTGCCTCTTTCATGCTTAATAAGATTGCCAATGGTCCTGGTGCACTTGTTCTTGCAACTCATAATACTGAATCAG GGAGAATAGCAGTGGGACAAGCGCATGATTTAGGAATTGGAAAGGTTAACCAAAAGCTAGAATTCGCACAATTATATGGAATGTCAGATGCACTTTCTTTTGGTTTGAGAAATGCAGGATTCCAAGTTAGTAAATATATGCCATTTGGCCCTGTGGAGATAGTAATGTCATACCTTTTAAGGAGGGCTGAAGAGAATAGAGGGCTTTTATCTACTTCAACCCTTGACAGGCAACTCATGAG GAATGAATTGAAAAGGAGACTAAAAGGGGCTATTTTTTAA